The proteins below come from a single Solea solea chromosome 6, fSolSol10.1, whole genome shotgun sequence genomic window:
- the tmem128 gene encoding transmembrane protein 128 isoform X1, giving the protein MELNDSELATLRNRFKKNAEFLLQTTTTGDEDEKSHEEKDFKPLPRVNRHTVFWIMASVGVTYYVDFFRNIIENDDIKSWWFNVGLALLGVCLTLATFCIVYLEWVKGIQHYDLEYPAIPPLATAAFIAASCSFNIALWPVWAFFTPLILFTQFMGVVMFISLLG; this is encoded by the exons ATGGAGCTCAATGACAGTGAACTGGCAACGCTGCGGAACAGATTCAAGAAGAACGCGGAGTTTCTCCTCCAAACGACGACGACGGGGGACGAAGATGAAAAGA GTCATGAAGAAAAAGATTTCAAGCCTCTCCCTCGTGTTAACAGACACACTGTTTTCTGGATCATGGCGTCTGTAGGTGTGACCTACTATGTGGATTTCTTCCGCAACATCATAGAGAACGATGATATTAAAAG TTGGTGGTTCAATGTGGGTCTGGCACTGCTCGGGGTCTGCCTCACTCTGGCCACGTTCTGCATTGTGTACCTGGAGTGGGTCAAAGGAATCCAGCACTATGACCTAGAATACCCGGCCATTCCACCCCTCGCCACCGCAGCCTTTATTGCCGCATCATGCAG CTTTAACATAGCTCTGTGGCCAGTGTGGGCTTTCTTCACCCCACTCATCCTCTTCACACAGTTCATGGGTGTTGTCATGTTCATCTCTTTACTTGGATGA
- the lyar gene encoding cell growth-regulating nucleolar protein isoform X2: MVFFTCNACGESLKKAQVDKHVSMCRGCQVLSCIDCGKDFWGDDYKNHNKCISEDQKYGGKGYEAKANKGDVKQQQWIQKVNEAMNKPGISAKLKDVLRQVSTYDNVPRKKAKFQNWIKNSLKINNASLHDEVWNILAAADAAPEVVPQQTKKEEPTAAEVNVPANENEDQNGQANGEKKKKLNKRERKEARQQKSGKATKAALTQEQEEDHAGKKKKGDKKRKHSSEDGDEEQNGCNGGNETINKKMKKMAEVADITMSEDTEDQTASKGKFNWKGNIKAVLRDSPDQELSVKKLRKKILAAYYTFTGEGNFKKEEEVFALFNKKINNNPKFRVLKDKVKLVK; encoded by the exons atGGTGTTTTTCACATGTAACGCGTGTGGCGAATCACTGAAAAAGGCTCAAGTGGATAAACACGTGAGCATGTGCCGGGGTTGCCAGGTCCTGTCCTGCATCGACTGTGGAAAAGACTTCTG GGGTGATGATTACAAGAACCACAATAAATGTATCAGTGAAGATCAGAAGTATGGAGGCAAAGGCTATGAGGCCAAGGCCAACAAAGGAGatgtgaaacagcagcagtggatccag AAAGTCAACGAGGCCATGAACAAACCTGGCATCAGTGCGAAGCTAAAGGATGTTCTCAGACAAGTCAGTACGTATGATAATGTCCCAAGAAAGAAGGCAAAGTTTCAG AACTGGATTAAAAACAGTCTTAAGATAAACAACGCCAGCCTTCACGATGAAGTCTGGAACATTCTTGCTGCAGCTGATGCT GCTCCGGAGGTTGTCCCACAGCAGACCAAGAAAGAAGAACCCACAGCAGCTGAGGTCAACGTGCCCGCTAATGAGAATGAGGATCAGAACGGTCAGGCAAAtggtgagaagaagaagaagctgaacaaAAGGGAGCGTAAGGAAGCTCGTCAGCAGAAGAGTGGGAAAGCCACGAAGGCCGCTTTGACACAAGAGCAAGAGGAAGACCATGCaggcaagaagaagaaaggcGATAAAAAGAGAAAGCACAGCAGTGAGGACGGAGACGAAGAGCAGAATGGCTGCAATGGTGGAAATGAGACAATTAACAAGAAAATGAAGA AAATGGCAGAGGTTGCTGATATAACCATGTCAGAAGACACTGAGGATCAAACGGCTTCCAAAG GCAAATTCAACTGGAAGGGGAATATCAAAGCAGTACTGAGAGACTCGCCTGACCAGGAACTGTCAGTCAAGAAACTAAGAAAGAAG ATTTTGGCGGCCTACTACACTTTCACTGGTGAAGGAAACTttaagaaggaggaggaggtgttcGCACTGTTCAACAAGAAGATCAATAATAATCCCAAATTTAGAGTTTTAAAAGACAAAGTGAAACTTGTAAAGTAG
- the tmem128 gene encoding transmembrane protein 128 isoform X2 — protein MFHSSLLILLFCFYFNSTTSFKGHEEKDFKPLPRVNRHTVFWIMASVGVTYYVDFFRNIIENDDIKSWWFNVGLALLGVCLTLATFCIVYLEWVKGIQHYDLEYPAIPPLATAAFIAASCSFNIALWPVWAFFTPLILFTQFMGVVMFISLLG, from the exons ATGTTTCATTCTTCCTTATTAattcttctgttttgtttttatttcaatagCACAACTTCATTCAAAG GTCATGAAGAAAAAGATTTCAAGCCTCTCCCTCGTGTTAACAGACACACTGTTTTCTGGATCATGGCGTCTGTAGGTGTGACCTACTATGTGGATTTCTTCCGCAACATCATAGAGAACGATGATATTAAAAG TTGGTGGTTCAATGTGGGTCTGGCACTGCTCGGGGTCTGCCTCACTCTGGCCACGTTCTGCATTGTGTACCTGGAGTGGGTCAAAGGAATCCAGCACTATGACCTAGAATACCCGGCCATTCCACCCCTCGCCACCGCAGCCTTTATTGCCGCATCATGCAG CTTTAACATAGCTCTGTGGCCAGTGTGGGCTTTCTTCACCCCACTCATCCTCTTCACACAGTTCATGGGTGTTGTCATGTTCATCTCTTTACTTGGATGA
- the lyar gene encoding cell growth-regulating nucleolar protein isoform X1 — MVFFTCNACGESLKKAQVDKHVSMCRGCQVLSCIDCGKDFWGDDYKNHNKCISEDQKYGGKGYEAKANKGDVKQQQWIQKVNEAMNKPGISAKLKDVLRQVSTYDNVPRKKAKFQNWIKNSLKINNASLHDEVWNILAAADAAPEVVPQQTKKEEPTAAEVNVPANENEDQNGQANGEKKKKLNKRERKEARQQKSGKATKAALTQEQEEDHAGKKKKGDKKRKHSSEDGDEEQNGCNGGNETINKKMKIAEMAEVADITMSEDTEDQTASKGKFNWKGNIKAVLRDSPDQELSVKKLRKKILAAYYTFTGEGNFKKEEEVFALFNKKINNNPKFRVLKDKVKLVK, encoded by the exons atGGTGTTTTTCACATGTAACGCGTGTGGCGAATCACTGAAAAAGGCTCAAGTGGATAAACACGTGAGCATGTGCCGGGGTTGCCAGGTCCTGTCCTGCATCGACTGTGGAAAAGACTTCTG GGGTGATGATTACAAGAACCACAATAAATGTATCAGTGAAGATCAGAAGTATGGAGGCAAAGGCTATGAGGCCAAGGCCAACAAAGGAGatgtgaaacagcagcagtggatccag AAAGTCAACGAGGCCATGAACAAACCTGGCATCAGTGCGAAGCTAAAGGATGTTCTCAGACAAGTCAGTACGTATGATAATGTCCCAAGAAAGAAGGCAAAGTTTCAG AACTGGATTAAAAACAGTCTTAAGATAAACAACGCCAGCCTTCACGATGAAGTCTGGAACATTCTTGCTGCAGCTGATGCT GCTCCGGAGGTTGTCCCACAGCAGACCAAGAAAGAAGAACCCACAGCAGCTGAGGTCAACGTGCCCGCTAATGAGAATGAGGATCAGAACGGTCAGGCAAAtggtgagaagaagaagaagctgaacaaAAGGGAGCGTAAGGAAGCTCGTCAGCAGAAGAGTGGGAAAGCCACGAAGGCCGCTTTGACACAAGAGCAAGAGGAAGACCATGCaggcaagaagaagaaaggcGATAAAAAGAGAAAGCACAGCAGTGAGGACGGAGACGAAGAGCAGAATGGCTGCAATGGTGGAAATGAGACAATTAACAAGAAAATGAAGA TTGCAGAAATGGCAGAGGTTGCTGATATAACCATGTCAGAAGACACTGAGGATCAAACGGCTTCCAAAG GCAAATTCAACTGGAAGGGGAATATCAAAGCAGTACTGAGAGACTCGCCTGACCAGGAACTGTCAGTCAAGAAACTAAGAAAGAAG ATTTTGGCGGCCTACTACACTTTCACTGGTGAAGGAAACTttaagaaggaggaggaggtgttcGCACTGTTCAACAAGAAGATCAATAATAATCCCAAATTTAGAGTTTTAAAAGACAAAGTGAAACTTGTAAAGTAG